One Carassius carassius chromosome 28, fCarCar2.1, whole genome shotgun sequence genomic window carries:
- the col4a4 gene encoding collagen alpha-4(IV) chain isoform X1 — protein sequence MTRPRRINSTSLLLFRRLLLALMTIHTALGGDKTEMCDGRDCSVCQCFPPKGERGNPGVLGQQGMQGLPGLPGPQGLNGEKGQRGLIGMPGLSGPKGDQGFQGDQGYAGLDGVPGHPGPGGLPGLPGKDGCNGTRGQRGLNGETGQPGFPGPMGLPGLKGAKGDPFTRIRFLPGTPGVDGLRGILGPEGLKGVTGPQGPPGRMGSDGYMGLQGLPGQRGLPGDPGRSLPGPKGVEGEQGEQGEPGPFEYVEPNPEDYVKGEKGRKGQKGICGPPGPKGFEGRPAEKGEKGIIGLPGNRGPPGYTGRIGFPGLKGALGENGLPGLYGNPGSQGYPGDPGPKGNPKNYYNNMIGLPGDRGLPGLAGPPGNRGSMGIPGPPGDPGASIIGSVGESGLHGLNGFKGDKGDPGKIYGSYLNYGEPGKPGPPGSKGQKGIPGNPGYYCLPGERGDPGQVGNRGPPGLKGVWGRKGPDGGCACDPLGDLPGDPGLPGPPGITGDPGQKGFRGPPGDIGPIGEMGGRGATGPRGFTGVRGLKGEKGEFRMISTKGEKGDTGSVGTLGKPGFNGRKGADGKMGAPGDPGSLGDSVIGPLGDRGCPGTAGVKGHMGPPGPPGPNMMGSVGQRGEPGEAGPQGQMGPPGSKGVQGDTLPCAPAIPGPPGSKGMPGCKGEIGKLGNPGCIGQIGPDGPKGEIGDPGNSGLAGLQGPVGLLGDPGDTGPDGISSSGSPGTPGNRGPQGLKGSLGNSIIGAPGPKGPSGIQGYQGPKGVPGPPGSNGLQGPSGVHGLPGRKGEKGKDGTPGAPGYPGGGPERCDKGKAGPPGKPGPPGFTGLRGCPGEKGPPGVVGFQGIGVKGLCGKPGIPGCQGRAGLQGPSGLKGDNGNPGGPGAKGLPGFPGQDGYPGNIGKTGPLGAPGPKGFRGLNGYPGFPGFNGTKGQKGCSGPPGPLGEMIPVPVKGQLGPPGPNGENGVIGERGNKGEPGPPGQPGYPGRNGHSGYESGQRGPPGFPGLSGESGVQGQRGPRGIVGAPGYNGDPGDSGMSGLAGTPGFPGFDGPKGDKGESIFWPGPAGEIGPCGERGVSAPPGEKGDWGDPGPPGPRGSCGPPGPPGNNGLTGRPGVVGPPGPCGRHGPEGPPGPPGKLGPKGNPGSAGLGGPPGPPGLHGLDGLKGDKGEMGYRGEDLSGDRGNIGPYGDKGTPGDPGLQGPSQTGVRGPKGQCGGQGDPGQMGPVGFRGEECKIPKPGPSGERGYAGPDGPSGLKGETGEAGSVFTVCGDFGEPGFPGSPGYKGEKGIHGPSGLPGSDGLEGPKGESGQSGLMGLPGPSGPIGDCGPPGFWGAKGDKGVPGPKGEPGAVKLPTSRPPSPGPKGALGAPGLVGDVGDHGPNGSGGLKGIKGQKGDIGFRGPAGTEGPVGELGSPGVSGDKGERGSRGSPGPDGDQGPPGPSSAGFLLVKHSQSEEVPTCPEGLRALWNGYSLLYLEGQERAHTQDLGQAGSCLRMFSTMPFSCCNMNKCDYASRNDKSYWLSTTASIPMNSILRGMEIKEHISRCVVCEASSPTITLHSQNETKPICPSDWSTLWSGYSFLMHTGSGDEGGGQSLSSTGSCLSNFRSQPFVECQGSYGTCQYSPTFFSYWLTRENMHHKVPHGTVINGQNQRNSISSCSVCMKTTPFS from the exons GGGAATCCTGGTGTGTTAGGTCAGCAGGGCATGCAGGGGCTTCCAGGTTTGCCTGGCCCCCAAGGACTTAATGGCGAAAAGGGTCAACGTGGACTCATAGGCATGCCTGGACTCTCTGGCCCAAAAGGAGACCAA GGCTTTCAAGGAGATCAAGGCTATGCTGGATTAGATGGAGTGCCT GGTCATCCAGGGCCTGGTGGTCTTCCAGGGCTTCCAGGGAAGGATGGCTGTAATGGAACCAGAGGGCAGCGTGGGTTGAATGGTGAAACAGGACAGCCTGGCTTCCCGGGACCAATG GGACTACCTGGGTTAAAAGGAGCCAAAGGAGACCCTTTTACAAGGATAAGGTTCCTTCCTGGAACACCT GGTGTCGATGGACTACGTGGAATACTTGGACCAGAA GGGCTAAAAGGGGTCACTGGCCCACAAGGTCCACCAGGACGAATGGGGTCTGATGGATATATG GGCTTACAAGGATTACCAGGTCAAAGAGGCCTACCA GGAGACCCAGGAAGATCACTGCCTGGACCAAAAGGAGTTGAG GGGGAACAGGGGGAACAGGGTGAACCAGGTCCTTTTGAATATGTGGAGCCCAACCCAGAAGACTATGTAAAAGGCGAAAAG GGGAGGAAAGGTCAGAAAGGAATATGTGGACCACCTGGCCCAAAG GGTTTTGAAGGGCGTCCAGCTGAAAAAGGAGAGAAAGGCATAATTGGTTTACCTGGTAACAGA ggcCCACCTGGATATACAGGAAGAATTGGTTTTCCAGGACTTAAG gGGGCACTAGGGGAAAATGGTCTCCCTGGTCTATATGGCAACCCAGGGTCACAG GGCTACCCAGGAGACCCCGGACCTAAAGGAAACCCAAAAAACTATTACAACAATATGATTG GACTACCTGGAGATCGTGGGCTTCCTGGTTTAGCTGGACCTCCTGGGAATAGAGGGTCAATGGGTATACCTGGACCCCCTGGTGATCCAGGAGCATCTATAATAG GTTCAGTGGGTGAATCTGGTTTGCATGGTCTTAATGGTTTCAAAGGAGATAAAGGTGACCCAGGAAAAATATACGGGTCATACTTAAACTATg GGGAACCTGGAAAACCTGGCCCTCCTGGATCCAAAGGACAGAAAGGAATTCCTGGTAATCCTG GTTACTATTGCCTGCCTGGTGAGCGTGGAGATCCCGGGCAGGTTGGAAATAGAGGGCCTCCTGGATTAAAAGGTGTTTGGGGGAGAAAAG GTCCTGATGGGGGATGTGCATGTGACCCCCTTGGTGATCTACCTGGCGATCCTGGCCTCCCAGGCCCTCCGGGTATCACCGGTGATCCAGGGCAAAAGGGGTTCCGGGGTCCTCCTGGTGATATCGGACCCATCGGAGAGATGGGTGGGAGAGGTGCAACT GGTCCCAGAGGCTTCACAGGTGTCAGAGGGCTTAAAGGAGAGAAAGGAGAATTTAGGATGATCAGCACAAAGG GGGAGAAAGGTGACACGGGATCTGTTGGAACACTTGGAAAACCAGGGTTTAATGGGAGGAAAGGTGCTGATGGGAAGATGGGTGCCCCTGGAGATCCTGGATCTCTG GGAGATAGTGTTATTGGTCCGCTGGGTGACAGAGGGTGTCCAGGAACTGCTGGTGTAAAAGGCCACATGGGTCCACCTGGTCCTCCTGGCCCGAATATGATGGGGTCAGTTGGGCAACGGGGGGAACCAGGGGAAGCAGGACCTCAAGGGCAGATGGGACCCCCTGGTTCTAAAGGTGTTCAAG GTGATACCCTGCCCTGTGCTCCTGCCATACCTGGACCCCCCGGTTCTAAAGGAATGCCAGGTTGTAAAg GTGAGATAGGTAAGCTTGGAAATCCAGGATGCATAGGACAAATTGGACCAGATGGTCCCAAGGGAGAGATTGGAGACCCTGGCAATAGTGGGTTAGCAGGACTTCAAG GTCCAGTTGGATTATTAGGAGATCCAGGTGACACTGGCCCAGATGGAATCAGTTCTAGTGGCTCACCAGGCACACCTGGTAATCGTGGACCCCAGGGTCTGAAAGGGTCTTTAGGAAACTCTATTATAGGGGCCCCAGGACCGAAGGGGCCAAGTGGGATTCAGGGATATCAGGGTCCTAAAGGTGTCCCTGGACCTCCTGGATCAAATGGATTGCAAG GTCCATCTGGAGTTCATGGACTTCCTGGTAGAAAAGGGGAAAAAGGAAAGGATGGTACACCAGGAGCACCTGGTTACCCAGGTGGGGGACCAGAGCGGTGTGACAAAGGAAAAGCTGGTCCACCTGGCAAACCAGGACCACCAGGCTTCACTGGACTGAGAG GCTGCCCTGGTGAGAAAGGACCACCTGGGGTGGTGGGATTTCAAGGCATTGGTGTCAAAGGACTATGTGGCAAGCCTGGTATTCCAGGCTGTCAGGGACGTGCAGGCCTTCAGGGACCTTCAGGACTCAAAGGGGACAATGGAAACCCTGGAGGCCCTGGAGCAAAGG GTTTGCCTGGATTTCCTGGCCAAGATGGCTATCCTGGCAACATAGGGAAGACCGGCCCTTTGGGGGCTCCTGGACCGAAAGGCTTTAGAGGTCTCAATGGATATCCAGGTTTCCCAGGGTTCAACGGAACCAAGGGCCAGAAAG GATGCAGTGGGCCTCCAGGACCTCTGGGAGAGATGATTCCAGTGCCAGTGAAGGGCCAACTAGGGCCACCTGGACCTAATGGGGAGAATGGGGTCATTGGAGAAAGGG GTAATAAGGGTGAGCCAGGGCCGCCTGGACAACCAGGGTATCCCGGACGTAATGGACATTCAGGGTATGAAAGTGGCCAGCGTGGACCACCAGGCTTTCCGGGGTTGTCCGGCGAGTCTGGTGTCCAAGGGCAACGTGGGCCAAGGGGAATTGTAGGAGCCCCTGGGTATAATGGTGATCCG GGTGATTCTGGAATGTCTGGTCTGGCAGGAACCCCTGGTTTCCCTGGGTTTGATGGTCCTAAAG GTGACAAAGGTGAATCTATTTTTTGGCCAGGACCAGCAGGTGAGATAGGGCCATGTGGAGAAAGAGGAGTGTCAG CTCCCCCTGGTGAAAAAGGAGACTGGGGTGACCCTGGCCCACCCGGGCCTAGGGGAAGCTGTGGTCCACCTGGACCACCTGGGAACAATGGTCTGACTGGACGTCCAG GAGTGGTTGGGCCCCCAGGTCCATGTGGAAGACATGGTCCAGAAGGTCCTCCGGGGCCTCCAGGTAAACTGGGCCCTAAAGGAAACCCAGGATCCGCTGGCCTTGGAG GACCTCCGGGGCCCCCAGGGCTCCATGGACTTGACGGCCTGAAGGGGGACAAGGGTGAAATGGGATATCGAG GAGAGGATTTAAGCGGTGACAGGGGCAATATAGGACCATATGGAGACAAGGGCACTCCAGGAGACCCAGGGTTACAAGGTCCATCACAAACAGGTGTCCGAGGTCCAAAAGGACAGTGTGGGGGCCAAG gagACCCTGGTCAAATGGGTCCTGTAGGCTTTCGTGGTGAAGAATGTAAGATTCCTAAACCTGGACCCAGTGGAGAACGGGGATACGCTGGGCCAGATGGACCTTCAG GGCTCAAGGGAGAGACAGGAGAGGCAGgcagtgtgttcacagtgtgtggtGATTTTGGTGAACCAGGTTTTCCTGGGTCACCAGGGTATAAAGGAGAAAAAGGAATCCATGGGCCCAGTGGCCTCCCAGGGTCTGACGGCCTAGAAGGTCCAAAAG GTGAAAGTGGACAAAGTGGACTTATGGGCCTTCCGGGACCCTCTGGCCCCATAGGAGATTGTGGACCCCCTGGATTTTGGGGCGCCAAAGGAGACAAAGGGGTCCCAG GGCCAAAAGGAGAGCCTGGGGCTGTCAAACTTCCTACTTCTCGTCCCCCTTCTCCTGGACCTAAGGGTGCTCTTGGTGCACCTGGCCTGGTTGGGGATGTTGGTGATCATGGACCTAATGGCTCTGGGGGTCTGAAAG GTATAAAGGGACAAAAAGGAGATATTGGATTCCGTGGACCTGCTGGGACAGAAGGACCAGTTGGAGAACTTGGAAGCCCTGGAGTGTCCGGCGACAAAGGAGAAAGGGGCAGTCGGG GATCTCCAGGACCAGATGGTGATCAGGGTCCCCCTGGACCGTCATCTGCCGGCTTTCTTTTGGTGAAGCACAGCCAGTCTGAGGAAGTGCCCACTTGTCCTGAGGGCTTAAGAGCGTTATGGAATGGCTACAGCCTGCTGTATCTGGAGGGTCAAGAGAGAGCACACACACAAGACCTGG GCCAGGCAGGTTCATGTCTGCGTATGTTCAGCACCATGCCATTCTCCTGCTGTAATATGAACAAGTGTGATTATGCCAGTCGCAATGACAAATCCTATTGGCTCTCTACAACTGCCTCAATTCCCATGAATTCCATTCTGAGGGGAATGGAAATTAAAGAACACATCAGCAGATGTGTGGTGTGTGAGGCGTCATCACCAACCATTACATTACACAGTCAAAATGAAACTAAACCAATCTGTCCATCTGATTGGAGCACACTATGGTCTGGATATTCATTCCTCATG CATACAGGATCAGGGGACGAGGGAGGTGGACAATCTCTGTCATCAACAGGAAGCTGTTTGTCGAACTTCCGCAGCCAGCCGTTCGTGGAGTGCCAAGGTTCGTATGGCACATGCCAGTATTCCCCCACCTTCTTCAGTTACTGGCTGACTAGAGAGAACATGCACCACAAGGTTCCCCATGGTACTGTGATCAACGGACAGAACCAGCGCAACAGCATCAGCTCATGCAGCGTCTGCATGAAGACGACGccgttttcttaa
- the col4a4 gene encoding collagen alpha-4(IV) chain isoform X2 encodes MTRPRRINSTSLLLLRLLLALMTIHTALGGDKTEMCDGRDCSVCQCFPPKGERGNPGVLGQQGMQGLPGLPGPQGLNGEKGQRGLIGMPGLSGPKGDQGFQGDQGYAGLDGVPGHPGPGGLPGLPGKDGCNGTRGQRGLNGETGQPGFPGPMGLPGLKGAKGDPFTRIRFLPGTPGVDGLRGILGPEGLKGVTGPQGPPGRMGSDGYMGLQGLPGQRGLPGDPGRSLPGPKGVEGEQGEQGEPGPFEYVEPNPEDYVKGEKGRKGQKGICGPPGPKGFEGRPAEKGEKGIIGLPGNRGPPGYTGRIGFPGLKGALGENGLPGLYGNPGSQGYPGDPGPKGNPKNYYNNMIGLPGDRGLPGLAGPPGNRGSMGIPGPPGDPGASIIGSVGESGLHGLNGFKGDKGDPGKIYGSYLNYGEPGKPGPPGSKGQKGIPGNPGYYCLPGERGDPGQVGNRGPPGLKGVWGRKGPDGGCACDPLGDLPGDPGLPGPPGITGDPGQKGFRGPPGDIGPIGEMGGRGATGPRGFTGVRGLKGEKGEFRMISTKGEKGDTGSVGTLGKPGFNGRKGADGKMGAPGDPGSLGDSVIGPLGDRGCPGTAGVKGHMGPPGPPGPNMMGSVGQRGEPGEAGPQGQMGPPGSKGVQGDTLPCAPAIPGPPGSKGMPGCKGEIGKLGNPGCIGQIGPDGPKGEIGDPGNSGLAGLQGPVGLLGDPGDTGPDGISSSGSPGTPGNRGPQGLKGSLGNSIIGAPGPKGPSGIQGYQGPKGVPGPPGSNGLQGPSGVHGLPGRKGEKGKDGTPGAPGYPGGGPERCDKGKAGPPGKPGPPGFTGLRGCPGEKGPPGVVGFQGIGVKGLCGKPGIPGCQGRAGLQGPSGLKGDNGNPGGPGAKGLPGFPGQDGYPGNIGKTGPLGAPGPKGFRGLNGYPGFPGFNGTKGQKGCSGPPGPLGEMIPVPVKGQLGPPGPNGENGVIGERGNKGEPGPPGQPGYPGRNGHSGYESGQRGPPGFPGLSGESGVQGQRGPRGIVGAPGYNGDPGDSGMSGLAGTPGFPGFDGPKGDKGESIFWPGPAGEIGPCGERGVSAPPGEKGDWGDPGPPGPRGSCGPPGPPGNNGLTGRPGVVGPPGPCGRHGPEGPPGPPGKLGPKGNPGSAGLGGPPGPPGLHGLDGLKGDKGEMGYRGEDLSGDRGNIGPYGDKGTPGDPGLQGPSQTGVRGPKGQCGGQGDPGQMGPVGFRGEECKIPKPGPSGERGYAGPDGPSGLKGETGEAGSVFTVCGDFGEPGFPGSPGYKGEKGIHGPSGLPGSDGLEGPKGESGQSGLMGLPGPSGPIGDCGPPGFWGAKGDKGVPGPKGEPGAVKLPTSRPPSPGPKGALGAPGLVGDVGDHGPNGSGGLKGIKGQKGDIGFRGPAGTEGPVGELGSPGVSGDKGERGSRGSPGPDGDQGPPGPSSAGFLLVKHSQSEEVPTCPEGLRALWNGYSLLYLEGQERAHTQDLGQAGSCLRMFSTMPFSCCNMNKCDYASRNDKSYWLSTTASIPMNSILRGMEIKEHISRCVVCEASSPTITLHSQNETKPICPSDWSTLWSGYSFLMHTGSGDEGGGQSLSSTGSCLSNFRSQPFVECQGSYGTCQYSPTFFSYWLTRENMHHKVPHGTVINGQNQRNSISSCSVCMKTTPFS; translated from the exons GGGAATCCTGGTGTGTTAGGTCAGCAGGGCATGCAGGGGCTTCCAGGTTTGCCTGGCCCCCAAGGACTTAATGGCGAAAAGGGTCAACGTGGACTCATAGGCATGCCTGGACTCTCTGGCCCAAAAGGAGACCAA GGCTTTCAAGGAGATCAAGGCTATGCTGGATTAGATGGAGTGCCT GGTCATCCAGGGCCTGGTGGTCTTCCAGGGCTTCCAGGGAAGGATGGCTGTAATGGAACCAGAGGGCAGCGTGGGTTGAATGGTGAAACAGGACAGCCTGGCTTCCCGGGACCAATG GGACTACCTGGGTTAAAAGGAGCCAAAGGAGACCCTTTTACAAGGATAAGGTTCCTTCCTGGAACACCT GGTGTCGATGGACTACGTGGAATACTTGGACCAGAA GGGCTAAAAGGGGTCACTGGCCCACAAGGTCCACCAGGACGAATGGGGTCTGATGGATATATG GGCTTACAAGGATTACCAGGTCAAAGAGGCCTACCA GGAGACCCAGGAAGATCACTGCCTGGACCAAAAGGAGTTGAG GGGGAACAGGGGGAACAGGGTGAACCAGGTCCTTTTGAATATGTGGAGCCCAACCCAGAAGACTATGTAAAAGGCGAAAAG GGGAGGAAAGGTCAGAAAGGAATATGTGGACCACCTGGCCCAAAG GGTTTTGAAGGGCGTCCAGCTGAAAAAGGAGAGAAAGGCATAATTGGTTTACCTGGTAACAGA ggcCCACCTGGATATACAGGAAGAATTGGTTTTCCAGGACTTAAG gGGGCACTAGGGGAAAATGGTCTCCCTGGTCTATATGGCAACCCAGGGTCACAG GGCTACCCAGGAGACCCCGGACCTAAAGGAAACCCAAAAAACTATTACAACAATATGATTG GACTACCTGGAGATCGTGGGCTTCCTGGTTTAGCTGGACCTCCTGGGAATAGAGGGTCAATGGGTATACCTGGACCCCCTGGTGATCCAGGAGCATCTATAATAG GTTCAGTGGGTGAATCTGGTTTGCATGGTCTTAATGGTTTCAAAGGAGATAAAGGTGACCCAGGAAAAATATACGGGTCATACTTAAACTATg GGGAACCTGGAAAACCTGGCCCTCCTGGATCCAAAGGACAGAAAGGAATTCCTGGTAATCCTG GTTACTATTGCCTGCCTGGTGAGCGTGGAGATCCCGGGCAGGTTGGAAATAGAGGGCCTCCTGGATTAAAAGGTGTTTGGGGGAGAAAAG GTCCTGATGGGGGATGTGCATGTGACCCCCTTGGTGATCTACCTGGCGATCCTGGCCTCCCAGGCCCTCCGGGTATCACCGGTGATCCAGGGCAAAAGGGGTTCCGGGGTCCTCCTGGTGATATCGGACCCATCGGAGAGATGGGTGGGAGAGGTGCAACT GGTCCCAGAGGCTTCACAGGTGTCAGAGGGCTTAAAGGAGAGAAAGGAGAATTTAGGATGATCAGCACAAAGG GGGAGAAAGGTGACACGGGATCTGTTGGAACACTTGGAAAACCAGGGTTTAATGGGAGGAAAGGTGCTGATGGGAAGATGGGTGCCCCTGGAGATCCTGGATCTCTG GGAGATAGTGTTATTGGTCCGCTGGGTGACAGAGGGTGTCCAGGAACTGCTGGTGTAAAAGGCCACATGGGTCCACCTGGTCCTCCTGGCCCGAATATGATGGGGTCAGTTGGGCAACGGGGGGAACCAGGGGAAGCAGGACCTCAAGGGCAGATGGGACCCCCTGGTTCTAAAGGTGTTCAAG GTGATACCCTGCCCTGTGCTCCTGCCATACCTGGACCCCCCGGTTCTAAAGGAATGCCAGGTTGTAAAg GTGAGATAGGTAAGCTTGGAAATCCAGGATGCATAGGACAAATTGGACCAGATGGTCCCAAGGGAGAGATTGGAGACCCTGGCAATAGTGGGTTAGCAGGACTTCAAG GTCCAGTTGGATTATTAGGAGATCCAGGTGACACTGGCCCAGATGGAATCAGTTCTAGTGGCTCACCAGGCACACCTGGTAATCGTGGACCCCAGGGTCTGAAAGGGTCTTTAGGAAACTCTATTATAGGGGCCCCAGGACCGAAGGGGCCAAGTGGGATTCAGGGATATCAGGGTCCTAAAGGTGTCCCTGGACCTCCTGGATCAAATGGATTGCAAG GTCCATCTGGAGTTCATGGACTTCCTGGTAGAAAAGGGGAAAAAGGAAAGGATGGTACACCAGGAGCACCTGGTTACCCAGGTGGGGGACCAGAGCGGTGTGACAAAGGAAAAGCTGGTCCACCTGGCAAACCAGGACCACCAGGCTTCACTGGACTGAGAG GCTGCCCTGGTGAGAAAGGACCACCTGGGGTGGTGGGATTTCAAGGCATTGGTGTCAAAGGACTATGTGGCAAGCCTGGTATTCCAGGCTGTCAGGGACGTGCAGGCCTTCAGGGACCTTCAGGACTCAAAGGGGACAATGGAAACCCTGGAGGCCCTGGAGCAAAGG GTTTGCCTGGATTTCCTGGCCAAGATGGCTATCCTGGCAACATAGGGAAGACCGGCCCTTTGGGGGCTCCTGGACCGAAAGGCTTTAGAGGTCTCAATGGATATCCAGGTTTCCCAGGGTTCAACGGAACCAAGGGCCAGAAAG GATGCAGTGGGCCTCCAGGACCTCTGGGAGAGATGATTCCAGTGCCAGTGAAGGGCCAACTAGGGCCACCTGGACCTAATGGGGAGAATGGGGTCATTGGAGAAAGGG GTAATAAGGGTGAGCCAGGGCCGCCTGGACAACCAGGGTATCCCGGACGTAATGGACATTCAGGGTATGAAAGTGGCCAGCGTGGACCACCAGGCTTTCCGGGGTTGTCCGGCGAGTCTGGTGTCCAAGGGCAACGTGGGCCAAGGGGAATTGTAGGAGCCCCTGGGTATAATGGTGATCCG GGTGATTCTGGAATGTCTGGTCTGGCAGGAACCCCTGGTTTCCCTGGGTTTGATGGTCCTAAAG GTGACAAAGGTGAATCTATTTTTTGGCCAGGACCAGCAGGTGAGATAGGGCCATGTGGAGAAAGAGGAGTGTCAG CTCCCCCTGGTGAAAAAGGAGACTGGGGTGACCCTGGCCCACCCGGGCCTAGGGGAAGCTGTGGTCCACCTGGACCACCTGGGAACAATGGTCTGACTGGACGTCCAG GAGTGGTTGGGCCCCCAGGTCCATGTGGAAGACATGGTCCAGAAGGTCCTCCGGGGCCTCCAGGTAAACTGGGCCCTAAAGGAAACCCAGGATCCGCTGGCCTTGGAG GACCTCCGGGGCCCCCAGGGCTCCATGGACTTGACGGCCTGAAGGGGGACAAGGGTGAAATGGGATATCGAG GAGAGGATTTAAGCGGTGACAGGGGCAATATAGGACCATATGGAGACAAGGGCACTCCAGGAGACCCAGGGTTACAAGGTCCATCACAAACAGGTGTCCGAGGTCCAAAAGGACAGTGTGGGGGCCAAG gagACCCTGGTCAAATGGGTCCTGTAGGCTTTCGTGGTGAAGAATGTAAGATTCCTAAACCTGGACCCAGTGGAGAACGGGGATACGCTGGGCCAGATGGACCTTCAG GGCTCAAGGGAGAGACAGGAGAGGCAGgcagtgtgttcacagtgtgtggtGATTTTGGTGAACCAGGTTTTCCTGGGTCACCAGGGTATAAAGGAGAAAAAGGAATCCATGGGCCCAGTGGCCTCCCAGGGTCTGACGGCCTAGAAGGTCCAAAAG GTGAAAGTGGACAAAGTGGACTTATGGGCCTTCCGGGACCCTCTGGCCCCATAGGAGATTGTGGACCCCCTGGATTTTGGGGCGCCAAAGGAGACAAAGGGGTCCCAG GGCCAAAAGGAGAGCCTGGGGCTGTCAAACTTCCTACTTCTCGTCCCCCTTCTCCTGGACCTAAGGGTGCTCTTGGTGCACCTGGCCTGGTTGGGGATGTTGGTGATCATGGACCTAATGGCTCTGGGGGTCTGAAAG GTATAAAGGGACAAAAAGGAGATATTGGATTCCGTGGACCTGCTGGGACAGAAGGACCAGTTGGAGAACTTGGAAGCCCTGGAGTGTCCGGCGACAAAGGAGAAAGGGGCAGTCGGG GATCTCCAGGACCAGATGGTGATCAGGGTCCCCCTGGACCGTCATCTGCCGGCTTTCTTTTGGTGAAGCACAGCCAGTCTGAGGAAGTGCCCACTTGTCCTGAGGGCTTAAGAGCGTTATGGAATGGCTACAGCCTGCTGTATCTGGAGGGTCAAGAGAGAGCACACACACAAGACCTGG GCCAGGCAGGTTCATGTCTGCGTATGTTCAGCACCATGCCATTCTCCTGCTGTAATATGAACAAGTGTGATTATGCCAGTCGCAATGACAAATCCTATTGGCTCTCTACAACTGCCTCAATTCCCATGAATTCCATTCTGAGGGGAATGGAAATTAAAGAACACATCAGCAGATGTGTGGTGTGTGAGGCGTCATCACCAACCATTACATTACACAGTCAAAATGAAACTAAACCAATCTGTCCATCTGATTGGAGCACACTATGGTCTGGATATTCATTCCTCATG CATACAGGATCAGGGGACGAGGGAGGTGGACAATCTCTGTCATCAACAGGAAGCTGTTTGTCGAACTTCCGCAGCCAGCCGTTCGTGGAGTGCCAAGGTTCGTATGGCACATGCCAGTATTCCCCCACCTTCTTCAGTTACTGGCTGACTAGAGAGAACATGCACCACAAGGTTCCCCATGGTACTGTGATCAACGGACAGAACCAGCGCAACAGCATCAGCTCATGCAGCGTCTGCATGAAGACGACGccgttttcttaa